The following proteins are co-located in the Phaeodactylum tricornutum CCAP 1055/1 PHATR_bd_25x34 genomic scaffold, whole genome shotgun sequence genome:
- a CDS encoding predicted protein, with the protein MRFSGALGLLLTFKSARAFSVLPAPSAATSGKHAFRYPAGTVVLTTHLYSLLDNIKSDSYNLISTNNNQGDDVNLSDAYEMFVADLVFSTNNPRVDEVRIGLRDLYNIIIDIQTRVEVSKLAEQRQAVKAASVEQCRTIQARAIETQTNKEEMDHQQVKQSFYKTEITPEICLSYEGLLKTVLPLYRAGDFRNVSILTSITKAQVVAAPALWLEQKWLHD; encoded by the exons ATGAGATTCTCTGGTGCTCTTGGTCTCTTGTTAACGTTCAAAAGCGCTCGCGCCTTTTCGGTGCTGCCTGCCCCATCCGCGGCGACGTCGGGCAAGCACGCCTTCCGTTACCCCGCCGGCACCGTCGTGTTGACCACACACTTGTACAGTCTCCTTGACAATATCAAATCGGACTCATACAATCtcatcagcaccaacaacaatcagGGAGACGACGTCAACTTGTCCGATGCCTACGAAATGTTCGTCGCAGATCTTgtcttttccaccaacaACCCGCGCGTCGACGAAGTGCGCATTGGACTCCGAGATCTATACAACATCATCATTGACATACAAACCCGCGTTGAAGTCAGCAAGTTGGCCGAACAACGTCAGGCCGTCAAAGCCGCTTCCGTAGAGCA ATGCCGGACAATCCAGGCTCGTGCCATTGAAACACAAACCaataaagaagaaatggaccaCCAACAGGTCAAACAGAGCTTTTACAAGACGGAAATTACGCCTGAAATTTGTTTGAGCTACGAAGGGCTTTTGAAAACAGTCCTGCCCCTGTACAGGGCGGGTGACTTTCGGAACGTGTCCATTCTTACCAGTATCACAAAAGCACAGGTGGTTGCCGCTCCAGCATTGTGGTTGGAGCAAAAGTGGCTACATGATTAG